One genomic segment of Gossypium arboreum isolate Shixiya-1 chromosome 3, ASM2569848v2, whole genome shotgun sequence includes these proteins:
- the LOC108465676 gene encoding beta carbonic anhydrase 5, chloroplastic isoform X3, with the protein MAALQPTSLSKHPLSSGTPTQIFGSKVQSGDFLPTQFRFWTSFRSNTGVKLKASAEPPALTRELKGDEQNGIMEMESGCDLFGKLKNGFLSFKSHKYMENLERYQALAKGQAPKFMVIACADSRVCPSTILGFEPGEAFMVRNVANMVPTYESGPSETNAALEFAVNSLEVENVFIIGHSCCGGIRALMSMQDKAESSFIRSWVTVGKNAKLSTKAAASNLSFDQQCTHCEKESINNSLLNLLTYPWIEEKVKKGMLSLHGGYYDFVNCTFEKWTLDYKGSIMNGKTRVVVKDRLFWC; encoded by the exons ATGGCAGCTCTTCAGCCAACTTCTCTTTCAAAGCATCCTTTATCAAGTGGAACTCCAACG CAGATCTTTGGTTCCAAGGTCCAAAGTGGGGATTTTCTACCGACCCAGTTCAGATTTTGGACTTCTTTCAG GAGCAACACAGGTGTGAAACTGAAAGCTTCAGCAGAGCCTCCAGCGCTAACACGGGAGCTTAAAGGTGATGAACAAAACGGCATAATGGAAATGGAAAGTGGTTGTGATTTGTTTGGCAAGTTGAAGAATGGGTTTCTCAGTTTCAAAAGCCATAAATATAT GGAAAACTTGGAACGCTATCAAGCACTCGCCAAGGGTCAAGCTCCTAAA TTTATGGTGATTGCCTGTGCAGATTCAAGGGTATGCCCTTCAACCATCTTGGGATTTGAACCAGGAGAAGCCTTCATGGTTCGCAATGTTGCGAATATGGTGCCAACATATGAG AGTGGCCCATCGGAAACTAATGCTGCACTGGAATTTGCTGTAAATTCACTTGAA GTTGAAAATGTTTTCATCATTGGTCATAGCTGCTGTGGTGGCATTCGTGCCCTCATGAGTATGCAAGATAAAGCGGAATCAAG CTTTATCCGGAGTTGGGTTACTGTCGGAAAGAATGCAAAACTAAGTACAAAGGCTGCTGCTTCAAACCTCAGTTTTGACCAGCAATGCACGCACTGCGAGAAG gAATCAATCAACAATTCACTGTTGAACCTGCTTACTTATCCATGGATAGAAGAAAAGGTGAAGAAAGGGATGCTTTCTCTGCACGGTGGCTACTATGACTTTGTCAACTGTACTTTCGAGAAATGGACATTGGATTACAAGGGAAGCATCATGAATGGAAAAACCAGAGTTGTAGTGAAGGACCGATTATTTTGGTGCTAA
- the LOC108475666 gene encoding MADS-box protein SVP-like isoform X2 produces MSFGLYFRMTRKRIQIKKIDNVAARQVTFSKRRRGLFKKAHELSVLCDAEIALIVFSTTGKLFDYSSASMEKVIERRNQQSGKGIDRAVTSPYHGLQVGSRTCVMLRKEMAEKTHQLRQLKGEELQGLGYEGLNHLEKLVEGGLRRVTETKDERFFKEISTLKMKGAELVEENQQLKQQMENLPHMVHVQPSESIAHAGSSENPIQPYDNSQDISLTLGRTWVRVR; encoded by the exons ATGAGCTTTGGATTG TATTTTAGAATGACGAGAAAGAGAATTCAGATCAAGAAAATCGACAACGTTGCGGCGAGGCAAGTGACTTTCTCAAAGAGGAGAAGAGGGCTTTTCAAGAAAGCTCATGAACTCTCCGTTCTTTGTGATGCTGAGATTGCTCTTATAGTCTTTTCAACAACTGGAAAACTCTTCGACTATTCCAGCGCAAG TATGGAGAAGGTGATTGAAAGACGCAATCAACAGTCAGGAAAAGGCATCGACAGAGCGGTCACCAGTCCATATCATGGACTGCAG GTTGGGAGTCGCACGTGTGTCATGTTGAGAAAGGAAATGGCTGAAAAGACCCACCAACTGAG acaGCTGAAGGGAGAGGAGCTCCAAGGGTTAGGTTATGAAGGATTAAATCACCTGGAAAAACTAGTTGAAGGAGGCTTGAGACGAGTTACTGAAACAAAG GATGAGAGATTTTTCAAAGAAATCAGCACCCTCAAGATGAAG GGAGCAGAACTGGTGGAAGAAAATCAGCAATTGAAACAGCAA ATGGAGAATTTACCTCATATGGTCCACGTCCAACCATCAGAGTCGATTGCTCATGCTGGGAGCTCTGAAAATCCAATTCAACCCTATGATAATAGCCAAGACATTTCTCTCACATTGGG GAGGACGTGGGTTCGAGTGCGTTGA
- the LOC108475666 gene encoding MADS-box protein JOINTLESS-like isoform X3, which produces MTRKRIQIKKIDNVAARQVTFSKRRRGLFKKAHELSVLCDAEIALIVFSTTGKLFDYSSASMEKVIERRNQQSGKGIDRAVTSPYHGLQVGSRTCVMLRKEMAEKTHQLRQLKGEELQGLGYEGLNHLEKLVEGGLRRVTETKDERFFKEISTLKMKGAELVEENQQLKQQMENLPHMVHVQPSESIAHAGSSENPIQPYDNSQDISLTLGLAFPNSLLKG; this is translated from the exons ATGACGAGAAAGAGAATTCAGATCAAGAAAATCGACAACGTTGCGGCGAGGCAAGTGACTTTCTCAAAGAGGAGAAGAGGGCTTTTCAAGAAAGCTCATGAACTCTCCGTTCTTTGTGATGCTGAGATTGCTCTTATAGTCTTTTCAACAACTGGAAAACTCTTCGACTATTCCAGCGCAAG TATGGAGAAGGTGATTGAAAGACGCAATCAACAGTCAGGAAAAGGCATCGACAGAGCGGTCACCAGTCCATATCATGGACTGCAG GTTGGGAGTCGCACGTGTGTCATGTTGAGAAAGGAAATGGCTGAAAAGACCCACCAACTGAG acaGCTGAAGGGAGAGGAGCTCCAAGGGTTAGGTTATGAAGGATTAAATCACCTGGAAAAACTAGTTGAAGGAGGCTTGAGACGAGTTACTGAAACAAAG GATGAGAGATTTTTCAAAGAAATCAGCACCCTCAAGATGAAG GGAGCAGAACTGGTGGAAGAAAATCAGCAATTGAAACAGCAA ATGGAGAATTTACCTCATATGGTCCACGTCCAACCATCAGAGTCGATTGCTCATGCTGGGAGCTCTGAAAATCCAATTCAACCCTATGATAATAGCCAAGACATTTCTCTCACATTGGG GTTAGCCTTCCCTAACTCACTGTTGAAAGGTTAA
- the LOC108465676 gene encoding beta carbonic anhydrase 5, chloroplastic isoform X2, producing the protein MAALQPTSLSKHPLSSGTPTIFGSKVQSGDFLPTQFRFWTSFRSNTGVKLKASAEPPALTRELKGDEQNGIMEMESGCDLFGKLKNGFLSFKSHKYMENLERYQALAKGQAPKFMVIACADSRVCPSTILGFEPGEAFMVRNVANMVPTYESGPSETNAALEFAVNSLEVENVFIIGHSCCGGIRALMSMQDKAESSSFIRSWVTVGKNAKLSTKAAASNLSFDQQCTHCEKESINNSLLNLLTYPWIEEKVKKGMLSLHGGYYDFVNCTFEKWTLDYKGSIMNGKTRVVVKDRLFWC; encoded by the exons ATGGCAGCTCTTCAGCCAACTTCTCTTTCAAAGCATCCTTTATCAAGTGGAACTCCAACG ATCTTTGGTTCCAAGGTCCAAAGTGGGGATTTTCTACCGACCCAGTTCAGATTTTGGACTTCTTTCAG GAGCAACACAGGTGTGAAACTGAAAGCTTCAGCAGAGCCTCCAGCGCTAACACGGGAGCTTAAAGGTGATGAACAAAACGGCATAATGGAAATGGAAAGTGGTTGTGATTTGTTTGGCAAGTTGAAGAATGGGTTTCTCAGTTTCAAAAGCCATAAATATAT GGAAAACTTGGAACGCTATCAAGCACTCGCCAAGGGTCAAGCTCCTAAA TTTATGGTGATTGCCTGTGCAGATTCAAGGGTATGCCCTTCAACCATCTTGGGATTTGAACCAGGAGAAGCCTTCATGGTTCGCAATGTTGCGAATATGGTGCCAACATATGAG AGTGGCCCATCGGAAACTAATGCTGCACTGGAATTTGCTGTAAATTCACTTGAA GTTGAAAATGTTTTCATCATTGGTCATAGCTGCTGTGGTGGCATTCGTGCCCTCATGAGTATGCAAGATAAAGCGGAATCAAG TAGCTTTATCCGGAGTTGGGTTACTGTCGGAAAGAATGCAAAACTAAGTACAAAGGCTGCTGCTTCAAACCTCAGTTTTGACCAGCAATGCACGCACTGCGAGAAG gAATCAATCAACAATTCACTGTTGAACCTGCTTACTTATCCATGGATAGAAGAAAAGGTGAAGAAAGGGATGCTTTCTCTGCACGGTGGCTACTATGACTTTGTCAACTGTACTTTCGAGAAATGGACATTGGATTACAAGGGAAGCATCATGAATGGAAAAACCAGAGTTGTAGTGAAGGACCGATTATTTTGGTGCTAA
- the LOC128290489 gene encoding protein PELPK1-like: protein MAHNIRHPFFLFQLLLICVSPMIGSHTVSAAARRLFETQTTSSELPQLASKYEKHEEFEYEKPEYKQPKYHEEYPKHEKPEMHKEEKKKPCKQHEEYEKEKPEFPKQEKPKEHEKHEVEYPKIPEYKEKQDEDKKHKHEEYHESYESKEHEEYEKEKPEFPKWEKPKEHEKHEVEYPKIHEYKEKQDEGKEHKHEFPKHEKEVEKKPEKKAEYPEWAKMPEWPKSMFIQSGSVTKP, encoded by the coding sequence ATGGCTCATAACATTCGTCACCCTTTCTTCCTTTTCCAACTTTTACTCATTTGTGTCTCACCAATGATCGGTAGCCACACTGTCTCGGCAGCGGCTCGACGTTTATTCGAGACACAAACAACCTCATCGGAGCTGCCACAATTGGCTTCAAAATACGAAAAGCACGAAGAGTTTGAATATGAAAAGCCAGAATACAAACAGCCAAAGTATCACGAAGAGTACCCAAAACATGAGAAGCCTGAAATGCACaaggaggaaaaaaaaaaaccctgCAAACAACATGAAGAGTACGAGAAAGAAAAACCTGAGTTCCCCAAACAGGAAAAGCCTAAAGAGCACGAGAAACACGAAGTCGAATATCCGAAAATACCCGAGTACAAGGAAAAACAAGATGAGGATAAGAAACATAAACATGAAGAGTACCATGAGTCATACGAATCGAAGGAGCACGAAGAGTACGAGAAAGAAAAACCCGAGTTCCCTAAATGGGAAAAGCCTAAAGAGCACGAGAAACACGAAGTTGAATATCCAAAAATACACGAGTACAAGGAAAAACAAGATGAGGGTAAGGAACATAAACATGAGTTCCCAAAGCATGAAAAAGAAGTGGAGAAAAAACCCGAGAAAAAGGCCGAGTACCCTGAGTGGGCTAAAATGCCTGAATGGCCGAAGTCCATGTTTATTCAATCTGGCTCGGTCACTAAGCCTTGA
- the LOC108465676 gene encoding beta carbonic anhydrase 5, chloroplastic isoform X1: MAALQPTSLSKHPLSSGTPTQIFGSKVQSGDFLPTQFRFWTSFRSNTGVKLKASAEPPALTRELKGDEQNGIMEMESGCDLFGKLKNGFLSFKSHKYMENLERYQALAKGQAPKFMVIACADSRVCPSTILGFEPGEAFMVRNVANMVPTYESGPSETNAALEFAVNSLEVENVFIIGHSCCGGIRALMSMQDKAESSSFIRSWVTVGKNAKLSTKAAASNLSFDQQCTHCEKESINNSLLNLLTYPWIEEKVKKGMLSLHGGYYDFVNCTFEKWTLDYKGSIMNGKTRVVVKDRLFWC, encoded by the exons ATGGCAGCTCTTCAGCCAACTTCTCTTTCAAAGCATCCTTTATCAAGTGGAACTCCAACG CAGATCTTTGGTTCCAAGGTCCAAAGTGGGGATTTTCTACCGACCCAGTTCAGATTTTGGACTTCTTTCAG GAGCAACACAGGTGTGAAACTGAAAGCTTCAGCAGAGCCTCCAGCGCTAACACGGGAGCTTAAAGGTGATGAACAAAACGGCATAATGGAAATGGAAAGTGGTTGTGATTTGTTTGGCAAGTTGAAGAATGGGTTTCTCAGTTTCAAAAGCCATAAATATAT GGAAAACTTGGAACGCTATCAAGCACTCGCCAAGGGTCAAGCTCCTAAA TTTATGGTGATTGCCTGTGCAGATTCAAGGGTATGCCCTTCAACCATCTTGGGATTTGAACCAGGAGAAGCCTTCATGGTTCGCAATGTTGCGAATATGGTGCCAACATATGAG AGTGGCCCATCGGAAACTAATGCTGCACTGGAATTTGCTGTAAATTCACTTGAA GTTGAAAATGTTTTCATCATTGGTCATAGCTGCTGTGGTGGCATTCGTGCCCTCATGAGTATGCAAGATAAAGCGGAATCAAG TAGCTTTATCCGGAGTTGGGTTACTGTCGGAAAGAATGCAAAACTAAGTACAAAGGCTGCTGCTTCAAACCTCAGTTTTGACCAGCAATGCACGCACTGCGAGAAG gAATCAATCAACAATTCACTGTTGAACCTGCTTACTTATCCATGGATAGAAGAAAAGGTGAAGAAAGGGATGCTTTCTCTGCACGGTGGCTACTATGACTTTGTCAACTGTACTTTCGAGAAATGGACATTGGATTACAAGGGAAGCATCATGAATGGAAAAACCAGAGTTGTAGTGAAGGACCGATTATTTTGGTGCTAA
- the LOC108475666 gene encoding MADS-box protein AGL24-like isoform X1, with protein MSFGLYFRMTRKRIQIKKIDNVAARQVTFSKRRRGLFKKAHELSVLCDAEIALIVFSTTGKLFDYSSASMEKVIERRNQQSGKGIDRAVTSPYHGLQVGSRTCVMLRKEMAEKTHQLRQLKGEELQGLGYEGLNHLEKLVEGGLRRVTETKDERFFKEISTLKMKGAELVEENQQLKQQMENLPHMVHVQPSESIAHAGSSENPIQPYDNSQDISLTLGLAFPNSLLKG; from the exons ATGAGCTTTGGATTG TATTTTAGAATGACGAGAAAGAGAATTCAGATCAAGAAAATCGACAACGTTGCGGCGAGGCAAGTGACTTTCTCAAAGAGGAGAAGAGGGCTTTTCAAGAAAGCTCATGAACTCTCCGTTCTTTGTGATGCTGAGATTGCTCTTATAGTCTTTTCAACAACTGGAAAACTCTTCGACTATTCCAGCGCAAG TATGGAGAAGGTGATTGAAAGACGCAATCAACAGTCAGGAAAAGGCATCGACAGAGCGGTCACCAGTCCATATCATGGACTGCAG GTTGGGAGTCGCACGTGTGTCATGTTGAGAAAGGAAATGGCTGAAAAGACCCACCAACTGAG acaGCTGAAGGGAGAGGAGCTCCAAGGGTTAGGTTATGAAGGATTAAATCACCTGGAAAAACTAGTTGAAGGAGGCTTGAGACGAGTTACTGAAACAAAG GATGAGAGATTTTTCAAAGAAATCAGCACCCTCAAGATGAAG GGAGCAGAACTGGTGGAAGAAAATCAGCAATTGAAACAGCAA ATGGAGAATTTACCTCATATGGTCCACGTCCAACCATCAGAGTCGATTGCTCATGCTGGGAGCTCTGAAAATCCAATTCAACCCTATGATAATAGCCAAGACATTTCTCTCACATTGGG GTTAGCCTTCCCTAACTCACTGTTGAAAGGTTAA
- the LOC108465676 gene encoding beta carbonic anhydrase 5, chloroplastic isoform X4: MAALQPTSLSKHPLSSGTPTQIFGSKVQSGDFLPTQFRFWTSFRSNTGVKLKASAEPPALTRELKGDEQNGIMEMESGCDLFGKLKNGFLSFKSHKYMENLERYQALAKGQAPKFMVIACADSRVCPSTILGFEPGEAFMVRNVANMVPTYESGPSETNAALEFAVNSLEVENVFIIGHSCCGGIRALMSMQDKAESR; encoded by the exons ATGGCAGCTCTTCAGCCAACTTCTCTTTCAAAGCATCCTTTATCAAGTGGAACTCCAACG CAGATCTTTGGTTCCAAGGTCCAAAGTGGGGATTTTCTACCGACCCAGTTCAGATTTTGGACTTCTTTCAG GAGCAACACAGGTGTGAAACTGAAAGCTTCAGCAGAGCCTCCAGCGCTAACACGGGAGCTTAAAGGTGATGAACAAAACGGCATAATGGAAATGGAAAGTGGTTGTGATTTGTTTGGCAAGTTGAAGAATGGGTTTCTCAGTTTCAAAAGCCATAAATATAT GGAAAACTTGGAACGCTATCAAGCACTCGCCAAGGGTCAAGCTCCTAAA TTTATGGTGATTGCCTGTGCAGATTCAAGGGTATGCCCTTCAACCATCTTGGGATTTGAACCAGGAGAAGCCTTCATGGTTCGCAATGTTGCGAATATGGTGCCAACATATGAG AGTGGCCCATCGGAAACTAATGCTGCACTGGAATTTGCTGTAAATTCACTTGAA GTTGAAAATGTTTTCATCATTGGTCATAGCTGCTGTGGTGGCATTCGTGCCCTCATGAGTATGCAAGATAAAGCGGAATCAAG ATAA